From Microcoleus sp. FACHB-831, a single genomic window includes:
- a CDS encoding hybrid sensor histidine kinase/response regulator yields the protein MNITLSGYTLIEAIHEGNNTVIYRAQRELDATQVIIKTLQAEYPTLEEITRLRHEYIILQPLDIEGLIKVYGLENNQHGLALILEDFGGESLKQWLGDRALPLTQFLEIAIKLVSTLAQLHQNKIIHKDIKPQNIVINPKSRQVKFIDFSIASRLERENQTLGNPTLLEGTLAYMSPEQTGRMNRSIDYRTDFYSLGVTFYEMLAGQLPFNASEPMELVHSHIAKIPFPLHQLNPEIPEAVSSIVMKLLAKNAEYRYQSAEGLKFDLETCLLKLQTSGTITNFITGSADKAGQLIIPQKLYGRHAEVARLLETFDRVAAGTTEMMLVSGYSGIGKTVLVNEVHKPIVRQRGYFIAGKFDQFKRNIPYASLIQAFESLIQQLLTESETQIKSWEEKLLSALGVNGKVIIDVIPEVELIIGKQPPVAELGATEAQNRFSRVFKQFIGVFTTIDHPLVIFLDDLQWADSASLKLIELLITDSDSKYLLLIGAYRDNEVSPTHPTIQTIDKIRQTGATVNNIVLQPLHRVHVEELIADTLNESGGSESLSVKTRNFASLLFNKTQGNPFFLSQLLKTLYQEDLLTYNFTPLIPPYQGGTQGGWQWNIEQIQAIGITDYNVVELIARNIRKLPEDTQKVLKFAACIGNTFNLEVLAIVNQESSLVTAAQLWAALQAGLILPLSNEYKIPLVFSQEESGGFTLTDVKVDYKFLHDRVQQAAYSLIPDEQKKETHLKIGQLLLQSTTPEDRKENIFALVNQLNYGTDLLTTESQKYELAQLNLIAGQKAKAATAHDSAVKYLQVGLSLLAVDSWDNRYELTLRLHEEAAESAYLSGDFDGMQRFVEIVQNCANTLLDKVKVYEVQIQAYMAQNKLVEALNTGLQVLKQLEVEFPDSPNPSDIGQALGETAAILSGTRIEDLIDLPEMTDPYQLAAIRILSSIFSACYSGMPVLVPLTVCKQVNLSVQYGNASVSPFAYAVYSLLLCGAVGDIERGYELGQLALRLVSKLNAKEIEVKTCHLVYAAVQHWKEHVRNTLEPFLSAFSSGLETGDLEYAGYAVMVWSHYSFFVGKQLMQLEREIATYTDALHKISQETALNNTKICWQAVLNMMGRSENICQLKGEIYDEEKMLPLYQQTNNQLAIHYLYLHKLALCYVFENYAEALKNIPQVESSFGSSTGQLTVVIFYFYESLVRLAVYPETSQSDQQDILNRVQANQEKLQKWAHYAPMNHLHKFYLVEAEKHRVLGEKVEAIEIYDKAIALAKENEYINEEALAHELAAKFYLSWGKETIAQTYMTKAYYAYMHWGATAKLEDLAKRYPQLLSPVLNQKMNQKTGERITQTIQGTVTSTGSGIDEILDLGAVMKASQAISGEIVLASLLDKLMKILIENAGAETGLLILSKDDQFVIEAAGNKDEVQVLQSLPVSSNQQVSVSVLNYVARTQKDVVLNDASCEEIFKADPYINQYKPKSVLCAPILYQGKITAILYLENNLITGAFTPKRVEFLRILSAQAAISIENARLYTDLEAAKVNLETKVEERTLELQEKNLVLQQEISDRLKAEEAAKSANRAKTEFLANMSHELRTPLNGILGYAQILKREQSLTERQKDGLGIINQCGEHLLTLINDILDLSKIEARKMELHLTNFHFPEFLEGIAEICHLRAEQKGISLIYEPLTPLPIGVRGDEKRLRQVLINLLGNAVKFTETGGVAFKVGYQQDEIRFQVEDTGVGMATEQLEEIFLPFHQVGEHNRKAEGTGLGLAISRQLVQMMGGELKVKSTLGKGSVFFFSLNLPEVSEWADVAKGDQGLIVGFKGEKRKIIVADDKAQNRSLLVAMLKHLGFEIIEATDGIDCLNKARELKPDCILMDLMMPMINGLEATRRIRKLPNQNIVIIATSASVFDFDQQRSLEAGCNDFLPKPIREQELLNKLQIYLGLEWIFNEPAEDRPEVLQAKPSLAKGENQNSQLITPPAEELATLFDLAMMGDLRGIIDRAETLEKMNQEWVQFTSHLRQLAKGFEEKKIIEFIKQCRGNHER from the coding sequence ATGAACATCACCCTTTCCGGTTACACTCTCATCGAAGCCATCCATGAAGGCAATAATACTGTCATTTATCGGGCGCAACGCGAACTTGATGCCACACAGGTGATTATTAAAACCCTGCAAGCTGAGTATCCCACGTTAGAAGAAATTACCCGCTTGAGGCATGAATATATAATTTTACAACCCCTGGATATAGAGGGGCTTATTAAAGTTTATGGATTAGAGAACAATCAGCACGGGCTAGCGTTAATATTGGAAGATTTTGGGGGAGAATCCCTGAAACAATGGCTGGGCGATCGCGCCTTACCATTAACCCAATTTCTAGAAATAGCTATTAAGCTAGTATCAACTCTTGCCCAACTGCATCAAAACAAAATTATTCATAAAGATATTAAACCCCAGAATATTGTAATTAACCCAAAATCCAGACAAGTTAAATTCATCGACTTTAGCATTGCATCGCGCCTAGAGAGAGAAAATCAAACGCTCGGCAATCCAACCTTACTAGAAGGCACTCTTGCCTATATGTCCCCAGAACAAACTGGAAGGATGAACCGTTCAATTGACTACCGCACCGACTTCTATTCTCTAGGAGTTACCTTCTATGAAATGCTCGCAGGACAGTTGCCATTTAATGCTAGCGAACCAATGGAATTGGTACACAGCCATATAGCTAAAATCCCGTTTCCTCTTCACCAACTAAATCCGGAAATCCCAGAAGCCGTTTCATCTATTGTGATGAAATTATTAGCTAAAAATGCTGAATACCGTTACCAAAGCGCCGAGGGTCTAAAGTTCGATCTTGAAACTTGTCTGCTCAAACTACAGACTAGCGGCACTATTACTAACTTTATTACCGGTAGTGCCGACAAAGCAGGTCAATTAATTATCCCGCAGAAACTTTACGGTCGTCATGCAGAAGTTGCTAGGCTTCTGGAAACTTTCGATCGCGTTGCCGCTGGCACTACCGAAATGATGCTGGTATCGGGTTATTCCGGGATAGGCAAAACTGTTTTAGTGAATGAAGTTCACAAACCTATTGTGCGACAACGCGGCTATTTTATCGCCGGAAAATTTGACCAATTTAAACGTAATATTCCTTATGCTTCGCTAATTCAAGCTTTTGAATCCTTAATTCAACAGTTACTAACTGAAAGTGAAACGCAAATTAAAAGTTGGGAAGAAAAACTCTTATCTGCTTTGGGCGTTAACGGCAAAGTAATTATCGACGTTATTCCCGAAGTCGAATTAATTATTGGCAAACAGCCACCCGTAGCAGAACTAGGAGCAACTGAAGCTCAAAACCGTTTCAGTCGCGTCTTTAAACAATTCATTGGCGTATTTACGACTATTGACCATCCCTTAGTTATCTTCCTCGATGACTTGCAGTGGGCGGATTCGGCATCGTTAAAATTAATTGAATTGCTAATAACTGATTCTGATAGCAAGTATTTATTGCTGATTGGGGCATACCGAGATAACGAAGTTTCTCCAACTCATCCGACGATTCAAACAATTGACAAGATTCGCCAAACTGGTGCGACGGTGAATAATATTGTCCTTCAACCATTACACCGGGTTCATGTCGAAGAATTAATTGCGGATACTTTAAATGAATCTGGCGGTTCGGAATCCCTTTCTGTAAAGACGCGAAATTTCGCGTCTCTACTTTTTAATAAAACGCAGGGCAATCCTTTCTTCTTAAGTCAACTCCTCAAAACTCTCTATCAAGAAGATTTGTTGACTTATAACTTCACCCCCCTAATCCCCCCTTACCAAGGGGGGACACAGGGGGGTTGGCAATGGAATATCGAGCAAATTCAAGCGATCGGCATCACTGATTACAATGTTGTCGAACTGATTGCTAGGAACATACGCAAATTGCCAGAAGATACACAAAAAGTATTAAAATTTGCTGCTTGTATTGGCAACACTTTTAACTTAGAAGTTTTGGCGATTGTCAATCAGGAATCATCCTTAGTCACGGCGGCGCAATTGTGGGCAGCACTTCAAGCTGGGTTGATTTTACCTTTGAGCAACGAATACAAAATTCCCCTCGTATTTAGTCAGGAAGAATCGGGCGGTTTTACCTTAACTGATGTGAAGGTTGACTACAAGTTTTTACATGACCGAGTGCAGCAAGCTGCCTATTCTTTGATTCCAGATGAGCAGAAAAAAGAGACCCACTTAAAAATCGGTCAACTGCTGCTGCAAAGTACAACGCCCGAAGACCGAAAAGAAAATATTTTCGCTTTAGTTAACCAACTCAATTATGGTACTGACTTACTTACCACTGAATCCCAAAAATATGAACTAGCCCAATTGAATCTGATTGCAGGTCAGAAAGCGAAAGCTGCTACAGCCCACGATTCCGCCGTCAAATATTTGCAAGTGGGTTTATCTCTGCTAGCGGTAGATAGTTGGGACAATCGGTATGAACTGACATTAAGGCTGCATGAGGAAGCAGCAGAGTCAGCATATTTGAGTGGTGATTTTGACGGAATGCAGAGATTCGTTGAGATAGTACAAAACTGCGCCAACACGCTATTGGACAAAGTAAAAGTGTACGAAGTCCAGATTCAAGCTTATATGGCGCAGAACAAGCTGGTCGAAGCATTGAATACGGGGCTGCAAGTCTTAAAGCAGTTGGAGGTAGAGTTTCCCGACTCGCCAAACCCATCTGATATTGGGCAGGCGCTGGGGGAAACTGCGGCAATTTTGAGCGGAACCCGAATTGAGGACTTAATCGATCTCCCTGAAATGACCGATCCTTATCAATTAGCAGCGATCAGGATTTTGTCAAGTATATTTTCTGCTTGCTATTCTGGGATGCCCGTACTGGTGCCTTTAACAGTGTGCAAACAGGTCAATTTATCCGTTCAATATGGCAATGCTTCTGTGTCTCCCTTTGCATATGCGGTATACAGTCTTCTTCTTTGCGGGGCGGTAGGAGATATTGAGCGGGGCTATGAGTTGGGCCAATTAGCTTTACGTCTAGTGTCAAAGTTAAATGCCAAAGAAATCGAAGTCAAGACTTGCCACTTAGTGTATGCAGCCGTTCAACATTGGAAAGAACACGTCCGAAATACCTTAGAACCTTTCCTGTCAGCTTTCTCTAGCGGGCTGGAAACTGGAGATTTAGAATATGCTGGCTATGCCGTCATGGTGTGGAGTCATTACTCGTTTTTTGTGGGCAAGCAACTAATGCAGCTCGAACGAGAGATAGCAACTTACACAGATGCCCTTCATAAAATCAGCCAAGAAACAGCGCTTAATAATACAAAAATCTGTTGGCAAGCCGTCTTAAACATGATGGGAAGAAGCGAAAATATATGCCAGTTAAAGGGGGAAATCTACGACGAAGAGAAAATGCTGCCGCTATATCAGCAAACCAACAATCAACTGGCAATTCATTACTTATACTTGCACAAACTTGCGCTTTGTTATGTGTTTGAGAATTACGCGGAAGCTTTAAAAAATATCCCTCAAGTAGAAAGTTCTTTCGGCTCATCTACAGGGCAGCTAACTGTTGTTATCTTCTATTTCTACGAGTCTCTAGTACGGCTAGCTGTGTATCCTGAAACTTCGCAGTCCGACCAACAGGACATTCTTAACCGAGTACAAGCTAATCAAGAGAAATTGCAAAAATGGGCGCATTATGCCCCAATGAATCATCTGCATAAATTCTATTTAGTAGAGGCAGAAAAACATCGTGTTTTAGGGGAAAAAGTAGAAGCGATCGAGATCTACGACAAAGCGATCGCTCTTGCTAAAGAAAACGAGTACATCAACGAAGAAGCACTAGCTCACGAACTCGCTGCTAAATTCTATTTGTCATGGGGTAAAGAAACTATTGCCCAAACTTACATGACAAAGGCTTACTACGCTTATATGCACTGGGGAGCAACAGCCAAACTTGAGGATTTAGCAAAACGCTACCCTCAATTACTCTCTCCTGTTCTTAACCAGAAAATGAACCAAAAGACGGGCGAAAGAATTACCCAGACGATTCAGGGAACCGTTACTTCTACCGGATCTGGAATTGACGAAATTCTGGACTTAGGTGCGGTGATGAAAGCCTCGCAAGCAATTTCTGGGGAAATTGTTCTGGCTAGCTTGCTCGACAAGTTGATGAAAATTTTAATAGAAAATGCTGGCGCTGAAACTGGGTTGCTCATTTTATCAAAGGACGATCAATTTGTTATAGAAGCCGCTGGAAATAAAGATGAGGTGCAAGTGCTGCAATCTTTACCAGTATCAAGCAACCAGCAAGTATCTGTATCCGTGCTTAATTACGTTGCTAGAACGCAGAAAGATGTCGTTTTAAATGATGCAAGCTGTGAGGAAATCTTTAAAGCTGACCCCTACATTAACCAATACAAACCAAAGTCAGTCTTGTGTGCGCCCATCCTTTATCAAGGCAAAATCACCGCAATTCTTTATCTAGAAAATAATTTGATTACAGGTGCATTTACGCCAAAGCGGGTGGAATTTTTGCGGATTTTATCGGCGCAAGCTGCGATTTCAATAGAAAATGCTCGTCTTTATACGGATTTAGAAGCTGCCAAAGTTAACCTCGAAACAAAAGTCGAAGAGCGCACCCTAGAGTTACAGGAAAAAAATCTAGTTCTGCAACAAGAGATAAGCGATCGCTTAAAAGCCGAAGAAGCAGCTAAATCCGCCAACCGAGCCAAAACTGAATTTCTCGCCAACATGAGCCACGAACTGAGAACACCACTCAACGGCATCTTAGGTTACGCACAAATCCTCAAGCGAGAACAATCTTTAACCGAGCGACAAAAAGACGGTCTGGGTATCATCAACCAATGCGGCGAACACCTGCTTACTCTAATAAATGATATTTTAGACCTTTCCAAAATCGAAGCTCGGAAAATGGAGCTTCACCTCACTAATTTTCATTTTCCAGAATTCCTAGAAGGCATCGCCGAAATTTGCCACCTTCGTGCCGAACAAAAGGGAATTTCCTTAATCTACGAACCTCTCACCCCACTTCCCATAGGTGTCCGGGGCGATGAAAAACGATTGCGCCAAGTTCTGATTAACTTACTCGGCAATGCAGTCAAATTTACCGAAACGGGGGGGGTAGCATTCAAAGTAGGCTATCAACAAGACGAGATCCGGTTTCAGGTAGAAGATACAGGCGTTGGCATGGCTACCGAGCAATTAGAAGAAATATTTTTACCCTTCCACCAGGTAGGAGAACACAATCGCAAAGCTGAAGGAACAGGCTTAGGACTAGCAATAAGCCGTCAATTAGTTCAGATGATGGGCGGCGAACTCAAGGTCAAAAGTACCTTGGGGAAAGGCAGCGTTTTCTTCTTTAGTTTAAATTTACCAGAAGTTTCCGAATGGGCAGATGTGGCCAAAGGAGATCAAGGCTTAATCGTAGGCTTCAAAGGTGAAAAAAGAAAAATTATCGTAGCAGACGATAAGGCGCAAAATCGTTCGCTTTTGGTCGCCATGCTGAAGCATTTAGGGTTTGAAATTATCGAAGCAACAGATGGTATTGACTGTTTAAACAAAGCCCGTGAACTTAAACCAGATTGTATCTTAATGGACTTGATGATGCCAATGATTAATGGCTTAGAAGCCACTCGTCGTATTCGTAAATTACCGAATCAGAACATAGTAATAATTGCTACCTCCGCCAGCGTTTTTGATTTCGATCAACAAAGAAGTTTGGAGGCTGGTTGCAACGACTTTCTTCCTAAACCCATTCGGGAACAGGAGCTTTTAAACAAGTTACAGATCTACTTAGGCTTGGAATGGATTTTTAATGAACCAGCCGAGGATAGGCCAGAGGTATTGCAAGCAAAGCCAAGCTTAGCAAAAGGGGAAAACCAAAACTCACAATTAATTACTCCGCCTGCGGAAGAACTAGCTACCTTATTCGATTTAGCGATGATGGGCGATCTTAGAGGCATTATCGACCGAGCTGAAACCCTTGAAAAGATGAATCAAGAATGGGTGCAGTTTACCAGTCATTTACGTCAATTAGCAAAAGGATTTGAAGAGAAGAAAATTATAGAATTTATTAAACAGTGCAGGGGAAACCATGAGCGTTAA
- a CDS encoding serine/threonine-protein kinase, translating into MLYCLNPNCSDRLNADCVYFCKNCGSQLLLRNRYRVIKPIGGGGFGKTYEAVDQDCMNAPCVVKQFAPSAEIQANPAALQKATELFNQEGVRLFELGEHSQIPRLLAHFEQNKCLYLVQELIDGQTLRQELAIQGAFSEEKIVQLLSDLLPVLKFIHENGIIHRDIKPENIMRRRKDGKLVLIDFGVSKQATVTALGQVGTTVCTAGYTPIEQMRGMAYPASDIYSLAVTCIRLITQCLPKADGSDELFDPLEGRWLWRDRVPKNATISATLEQVLDKMLAELPKNRYQSAAEILQEIAPHDFEQPEASETLLPAGANPIYTATTSAPVITSPPINLSLEVEKVYSKLEELLAAGKWREADEETRNVVLRVAGQKPGWITQEDVDKFPCEALRIIDHLWSKYSNARFGLIIQKRIWDDVGGTANPDYESWCRFGDRIGWRDKGRWRGYRNLIFSLDAPVGHLPGAGFGGAPSWITPAFAARLAICNLN; encoded by the coding sequence ATGCTTTACTGCCTCAATCCCAACTGTAGCGATCGCCTTAATGCCGATTGTGTATATTTCTGTAAAAATTGCGGTTCCCAACTACTACTCAGAAACCGTTACCGCGTCATCAAACCTATTGGCGGCGGCGGCTTTGGCAAAACATACGAAGCAGTAGATCAAGACTGCATGAACGCCCCGTGCGTTGTCAAACAGTTCGCACCCTCAGCCGAAATTCAAGCAAATCCAGCAGCACTCCAGAAAGCAACGGAACTGTTTAACCAAGAGGGTGTGCGACTGTTTGAATTGGGAGAGCATTCGCAAATTCCCAGGCTGCTAGCCCATTTTGAACAAAACAAGTGCCTGTATTTAGTGCAAGAGTTGATCGATGGGCAAACTTTACGCCAAGAATTAGCCATTCAGGGAGCTTTTAGCGAAGAAAAAATTGTGCAGTTGTTGAGCGATCTGCTGCCAGTTCTCAAGTTTATTCACGAAAATGGCATAATTCACCGAGACATTAAACCAGAAAATATTATGCGCCGCCGCAAGGATGGCAAATTAGTGTTAATTGATTTCGGCGTCTCTAAACAGGCGACTGTGACAGCTTTAGGTCAAGTGGGTACAACAGTTTGCACGGCAGGATATACACCTATAGAACAAATGCGCGGCATGGCTTACCCAGCTAGCGATATCTATAGTTTAGCCGTGACTTGTATTCGTCTAATAACTCAATGTTTGCCAAAAGCAGACGGTTCTGATGAGCTTTTCGATCCGCTTGAAGGTCGATGGTTATGGCGCGATCGCGTGCCAAAAAACGCAACCATTAGCGCGACTTTGGAGCAAGTTTTAGACAAAATGCTCGCCGAATTACCAAAAAATCGCTATCAATCTGCGGCGGAGATACTCCAAGAGATCGCTCCCCATGATTTTGAACAACCTGAAGCATCTGAAACATTATTACCTGCTGGCGCAAATCCAATTTATACTGCCACAACATCGGCACCTGTTATAACTTCTCCTCCTATTAATTTGAGTCTGGAGGTGGAGAAAGTTTACAGCAAATTGGAGGAACTACTAGCAGCAGGAAAATGGCGAGAGGCTGATGAAGAAACTAGAAATGTTGTACTTAGAGTAGCCGGACAAAAACCAGGGTGGATAACTCAAGAAGATGTAGATAAATTTCCTTGCGAAGCACTACGCATCATCGATCATCTGTGGTCAAAATATAGCAATGCTCGCTTTGGCCTAATTATACAAAAGCGTATTTGGGATGATGTTGGCGGGACTGCTAACCCAGATTATGAAAGTTGGTGTCGCTTTGGCGATCGCATCGGTTGGCGCGACAAAGGGCGTTGGCGCGGCTATCGCAATCTTATTTTTAGTCTCGATGCTCCCGTTGGACATCTGCCAGGGGCGGGATTTGGGGGCGCTCCTTCTTGGATTACCCCTGCTTTTGCAGCGAGACTAGCAATTTGTAACCTCAATTAA
- the uvrC gene encoding excinuclease ABC subunit UvrC yields the protein MTTSAQTLTLVKDPERLEKRLKEIPPEPGVYFMRDASDRILYIGKSKKLRSRVRSYFRDKQKLSDRIAMMVRQVAEIEFIVTDTEAEALALEANLVKQHQPYFNVLLKDDKKYPYVLVTWSEDYPRIFITRNRRIGKKGDKYYGPFVDAHLLRTTLRLAKRLFPMRQRPQPLFKDRACLNYDLGRCPGVCQGLISPEEYRKTIQKIAMVFQGRTGELIDTLKSNMEKAAEELNFEAAARMRDQIGGLKSLSADQKVSLPDDTVSRDAIALAADDQHACIQLFQIRAGRLVGRLGFVADAQSGTPGAILQRVLEEHYQNADSVEIPTEILVQHELPEGEMLAEFLTSRKGRKVTILAPQRQTKAELIEMVERNAHYELERTQKVGDRNSEAMQDLAAILDLPELPHRIEGYDISHIQGSNAVASQVVFIDGLPAKQHYRHYKIKNPEVKSGHSDDFASLAEVISRRFRKYAEDPQMQRVGNSDWPDLVMIDGGKGQLSSVVAVLQEMNLMEDLRVVSLAKQREEIFLPGESSPLETDAEQPGVQLLRRLRDEAHRFAVTFHRQQRSDKLRRSRLDEIPGLGFHRQKLLLAHFHSIDYIREASPKQLSEVSGIGPRLAQEIYDYFHPA from the coding sequence GTGACAACATCTGCTCAAACCCTAACTCTCGTTAAAGATCCAGAACGCTTGGAAAAACGCCTCAAGGAGATTCCGCCGGAACCGGGGGTATATTTCATGCGGGACGCAAGCGATCGCATCCTATATATAGGCAAATCTAAGAAACTGCGATCGCGCGTGCGTTCTTACTTCCGCGACAAACAAAAACTAAGCGATCGCATCGCCATGATGGTACGCCAAGTGGCTGAGATCGAGTTCATCGTCACCGACACCGAAGCCGAAGCATTAGCGCTAGAAGCCAATTTAGTCAAGCAACACCAACCCTACTTCAACGTACTCCTCAAAGATGACAAAAAATATCCCTATGTTTTAGTTACCTGGTCAGAAGATTATCCGCGTATTTTCATCACCCGCAACCGCAGGATAGGAAAGAAAGGAGACAAATATTACGGGCCTTTTGTAGATGCTCATCTGTTGAGAACAACTCTCAGACTGGCTAAAAGGCTTTTTCCTATGCGCCAGCGTCCTCAACCGTTGTTTAAAGATCGTGCTTGTCTAAACTACGATCTGGGGCGTTGTCCTGGCGTGTGTCAAGGATTAATTTCCCCAGAAGAATACCGCAAAACCATCCAAAAAATAGCGATGGTTTTTCAGGGAAGGACGGGGGAATTGATTGATACTCTCAAGTCGAATATGGAAAAAGCTGCTGAAGAATTAAACTTTGAGGCAGCAGCGAGGATGCGCGATCAAATTGGTGGCTTGAAGTCGCTGAGTGCCGATCAAAAAGTATCTTTACCTGACGATACAGTATCGCGGGATGCGATCGCTCTAGCCGCTGACGACCAACACGCCTGCATTCAATTATTCCAAATTCGCGCTGGGCGGTTAGTAGGTAGATTAGGATTCGTAGCAGACGCGCAATCGGGTACGCCTGGGGCTATTTTACAACGGGTGTTAGAAGAACATTATCAAAACGCCGATTCGGTAGAAATTCCAACTGAAATTCTGGTACAACATGAGTTACCAGAAGGTGAAATGCTGGCAGAATTTTTAACCAGTCGCAAAGGGCGTAAAGTTACAATTTTGGCTCCGCAACGACAGACAAAAGCAGAACTAATTGAAATGGTGGAGCGCAACGCTCATTACGAACTAGAACGGACGCAAAAAGTAGGCGATCGCAACTCCGAGGCGATGCAAGATTTAGCCGCCATTCTCGATTTGCCGGAATTACCTCATCGCATTGAAGGTTACGACATTTCCCACATTCAAGGTTCAAATGCCGTAGCATCGCAAGTAGTATTTATTGACGGACTACCAGCTAAACAACACTATCGCCACTACAAAATTAAAAATCCCGAAGTAAAATCGGGTCACTCTGACGACTTTGCCAGTTTAGCTGAAGTAATTAGCCGCCGCTTCCGCAAGTATGCAGAAGATCCGCAAATGCAGCGCGTCGGGAACTCAGATTGGCCAGATTTGGTGATGATTGATGGTGGAAAAGGTCAACTTTCATCTGTTGTGGCAGTCTTGCAAGAGATGAACTTAATGGAAGATTTGCGAGTAGTAAGTTTAGCCAAACAGAGAGAGGAGATATTCTTACCAGGTGAGTCTTCCCCGTTGGAGACAGATGCAGAACAACCGGGAGTGCAACTATTGCGAAGATTGCGGGATGAAGCGCACCGATTTGCTGTTACTTTCCACAGACAACAGAGGAGCGATAAATTAAGGCGATCGCGCTTAGATGAAATTCCAGGACTGGGATTCCATCGACAAAAGCTACTATTAGCGCATTTTCACTCCATCGACTACATCCGTGAAGCCTCACCAAAACAGCTATCTGAAGTGTCTGGAATTGGCCCGCGTTTAGCTCAGGAAATATACGATTATTTCCATCCTGCTTGA
- a CDS encoding response regulator has protein sequence MSDSSASRTVSALRILLVEDNDTNREMLSDYLSYFGYEVFKLADGYKFFQTQAQFQPHLVLLDLKLPEIDGYTLLEQIKQRSDWPQVPVIVVSAFAFEADKQRAISLGARRYFVKPVNLNALSQAIQEELANLTR, from the coding sequence ATGAGTGATTCATCAGCGTCAAGAACAGTGTCAGCCTTACGAATTTTGCTGGTTGAAGACAACGATACGAATCGAGAAATGCTGAGTGACTACCTCAGCTACTTTGGCTATGAGGTCTTTAAATTGGCCGATGGCTATAAGTTTTTTCAGACCCAGGCGCAATTCCAGCCTCACTTAGTTTTGCTAGACTTAAAGTTACCAGAGATTGATGGCTACACTCTCTTAGAGCAAATCAAACAGAGGTCAGATTGGCCGCAGGTCCCCGTGATTGTAGTCTCAGCTTTTGCTTTTGAAGCCGATAAACAACGAGCTATTAGTTTGGGCGCTCGTCGATACTTCGTTAAACCCGTAAATCTCAACGCTCTGAGTCAGGCGATTCAGGAAGAATTGGCCAATCTGACTCGCTAA